The Vicia villosa cultivar HV-30 ecotype Madison, WI unplaced genomic scaffold, Vvil1.0 ctg.000146F_1_1, whole genome shotgun sequence genome contains the following window.
ttctcgtactgactgtgtggatgtgtttgtttgactagatttgactggaagagatttaatcgggaattgcatcaatagtcggaaaaatcagaacagttgacttttgggccaaaaccagaagaattattcaaatattgacttttggtggaaaattaatcaagaaaagtcgaagaagggataaaatcgggagtttgacaaaaagttgcaaaaagtagaaaaatgacaaaaatagaaagtttcaacacttagaaaaatattttggaactttaaatcttgttgggcagtccacttcagcactgaattacacgtggcaaatggcattttttgaagaagattccaatatcaaagttgttcctctcatggaggggaacaactttgtagttggacactttttcatttgaagcttgtatgaagagctaaagtggtgtgaagttgctggaaactcatttgaaccaagttatattccaggtcacaagtcaggtcatgacctggcattttcacaaacacatggcatgccaaatctccagccattttttgAGCTCTACAgaaatgatatgaatgcaaacttggtatcattctcttccttgccatctcctctatccactGAAACAAGAATGGGTGCAATTGgacaaaaattgagtgagatacaagtcctcaaagtggtgccccaaccctgaccaaactctgcaggcagccaAGGCACAAAATGCTGGGCACGCAAGGCATTTCAGCAAACATGTGGTGGGCCAAATCTCAATGCCTCTTTCTTCCTCCTCAAGTCTTCATCTTGAACAAGGTTGATTCTAAGTcactctttgccatgtcctctatctatTGAGCCCAGTATCACCAATTTTGGACATACGTGGGGAAGGTTGCAAGGCCACAAAGTCTCTCCTCTACCTAACTGCATTTCTGCTAAGGTCAAGGCACAAGTTAAAGCCACGCGCCCAAGAATTCAAGTGCTTTGAACCAGCATGTTTGCAAGCCTCTCACTCCATGTACAAACCTCATCTCAAGGACTCTCAAACACCAAAGCTCTTTAATCACATGCCCTCTTCATGATGCACTTGAGTTTGGAATGATTGGTGCTTTATAGTTTGAGATATCAATATTCAAAGTAGAGGCATGAACATGATTTTGACATTACCATTGTTGCTGCAGCATAGTGTACAAAGCCATTACACACACCATCACATTGCCATTGCTAACCATGCAAATACTACACACTTTGAAAGCTTGCGTGAAACTTACCCCATACACATAACACTTGATGCATTGCCATAAAAGCTTGTTTTTGCTGCCACATGAGAAAGTATATTGAACCATGCCACAATTGCTTAagcttgttctttaagtcttcaaAGTCCCACATTCAAAAATAAGAAAGTTGCTGCAAGCTATACTCCTAGGCTCCACATTCAAGAAATCACCATCACTTCATAATCACTCACCATATAAATAAAGAGTTGCCTTCACACACTCAGACACGATTGATTCTCTCCCTTTCACTCACGATTCACTCTCTTCTCTCTTCCTCtcattttacactctttctctccACATTCTCCCTCCCCTTCGGTTCTCCCTTCCTCCACTCATTCCACCACCGCCAACCACCCTGAGGCAACAAACTCCGGCTGCCATAACAAACTCCGGCAGCCgtaacaaacttctaaccatCAACAACCTTCACCTTCATCCACTCTCAATCATCATCAACGATCTTTTATACTCTCCACCATCACTTTGCTGCTCGAGgtcacatcatcatcatcatctttgcGAGTAAAGCTTAAAGGGCACAAATCTTATCTCTCAGCCGGAGTCAAAGGGTTCGCGGAGTCGAATATCGCTTCATCCAAGGCTTAAAGGAGAGCGGTGGAATTTTCTGGTTCCATTAATCCAAGACTCGCTTCAGGTAAGATTCCGAGTCCTTCGTAGCATTGAAGTGACCTGTGTTAAATAGCATATGCATGTGGTGAATTCATGAGATGAAGCTCTGTATCTAGCAGTTCAGTTTGTGTGAATATCCGTTGCTTGCGATCTCTTGAATGCTGTCTTCTGATTTGTCCGAATCTGTCAGTATCTGAATGTGTGAAACGTTTATTTGACTTCTATGAATGAATAGGAGTTGATCTGTGTGAATAGTGTTGATTTTCATGGAATTTGGTtatgttagggttttagaaatctTTCCGGTTTGCATGTTAGAGGAAATATCAATGGAAACTGAAGCCAGATCCATGATCTATGCAAAAATCCGAGTGGAACGGTGGTACTTTGGCTAATTTCTGGAAAATTTCACTCGTCTCCGCCGTGAGCTGGCCGGAGAGGATGACCGGAGCTCTGCTCCGACGTCCGCGCATGGTTTCCCCTTTTTTTCTTTCCGCCGCTTATGTGTCACTGCATGATTGGCTTCTATTCCCATTTTGTTGCGTTTTTGTCATTATTCATATGATTGAGACCTTGCTTGGCGCGTTTTGATTGGTTATTGATGAATTTTTGTCTTATTCCACTTAAAGGATCCACTGCACCAATTGATATGCTGTTACTATATATTCTGTCACGCTTCGTCCATCTCTTTGCATGTTAATAATGATAATCATGTAATAAgtgaaataataaaacaaatggaATGCTGAATAAGGAAACTGGGCCAGGCGCTTTTGGGCTCACTCTATTTCCAGAAGCTTCGCCCCCATTCTGTTGACGCACCACCCTTCCAACGATACTGGGCCTGCACGCAGGCGCTATTCACACACCCTCTTTTGGGCCCAATTTCACTTCTAATTGTTTTTGTTCAAGTACTGATTGCTTTTGCACCCCCTCTGCTGTTAATAAAAACAAGTAAAAATGATCctctttcttttattatttttgcatATTAATTGTTTCTctccttaaataaaaataacaaaaatatttttcagccaattagattttttagaacgttattttcttttaattgaattttaattgattgttttctttgatttgtgattggttgattaaccataaataaatagtttcttgtgttaattcaaaaatagtttctCACTTGAATAAAAATGAAGTTGCTTGTGAATATGTTTTCATAAATAGCTTAGACTTTAATTCTTTCCCTTTTGTGAATATTTCTCgatgtttaattgtttttttcctCCCCATTTTCTTTTAGGATAATCAAtaacatagatgtagaaattaaGATTAGTCccctttttgcattctttttcttttcaaaccataaaacactaataaaaatacttgaataaattccccataaaaaatacaaagaaaatatttaaaacattaataaaaaagtgaaaatcttaaaaagggaatggaagcttgaacaccccttgctttagggaatgttcgagtgcttggatctcccttgctttagggtcccattcaggcgtaagttcccaacttctaaaaaacacaaaccaaagagtaactcgagtttcccttgctttagggatttcctcgaaacactcaaactctctctcttctctcttttcttaagggcattgttatctccgctctattgcatcctaggtcgatcccttatgcaagagcgcgagcgttaactccgcccaactaaaaaacacaaaaacaaacaaaaactatggagccgaactacggcgctctgattcctgaaaaggatacgtaggcatcaagtcgcggggcttgaacgagcacatttatttataacccttattttccccgtgtttctttttctttcatttgcatgcattccctttgcattaagctatagatttacacaccctttagatagtaacaaacataggtggatatcatcgagtacgatgggcgtgaggggtgctagtaccttcccctcgcgtaaccgactcccgtacctagattctttggtcgcaagaccctgttccttcctttgttaggttttctaatattcctttcccttatgggataaatatattggtggcgactctgttcatttttcgcgagcgtgcgacaaagtAGAGTACGTGGCAGCTGCTGAAGCAACGGGTCAAGCTATATGGCTTCGTAGGATACTCGAAGACATGGGAGAAAAATAAGATGAGCCTACTAAGATCAACTGTGACAACAAATCAGCAATTGCAATGGCAAAAAACTAGTGCATCACAGCAGAACAAAACACATAGCAATCAAGTATCACTTTATCAGAGAAGTTGAAGCAACTAAAGAGATCAGACTCGACTACTGCAGGACGGAAGATCAAATTGCAGACATATTCACGAAAGCGATGCCGAGACCAAGATTTGAAGATCTACGAGTTATGCTTAGAGTCAAAGAAATTTGTATCAAGGAGGAGTATTGAAGTTGCTACAAATTTATAGAGTATTCTtaaatataatatgtatgaaaAGATAGAACATCCTAGAACTATAAGTTATATGAATATGGTAGAACAATCTAGATATATAAGTGTATGGAAAATATAAAAGAATATAGATTTATCatgataataacatatcataaaaACTCTAGAAAGAACTAGTGTAATGTAGAAACATTCACCACCATTGAGAGGTTGGTGACTTGAGCCTATAAATATGCAATTGCTACATTGTAAACAATCATCCAAGAAATCAATGACATAACCTTCGTTCTAAACATCTCTCTAAAACTATAttttatcaactatcaactaatCAACTACCAACACAAACAAATTATTGAATGAATCCATTTCATGGAATGGAAAGAACAAATGCTAATACAAAGGAAAAAAAACTAGAGAGAAGAATTTCCATGATGCAAATTTAAGTCATTCGATCCATTATTCTTTGATCCAAACTCGTCACTGTTTAATCCTCTATCCATGACATGTTGTGTACTTACGATAGGAATAGGCTGAAAAATTAATGACATTATACGATTCTTAATTTCAGGATCTTGAATGCTATGGCCATCTCCATGCATGTACATGCACATTGCCATTCTAGCAATGTTTATAGCACTATCAGTGTAACTTCTAGAGAAAGATGAAGTATGAGCTTCtttattcatcttcttccatacTGTTAATATCATGGAATTTACGTGCTCACACGCGTCTATTTCAGATGCACCCGTTTTATTCATGTAGCATTGAACTGTCTTTGGAATATCACCAGTATCATTTTCGCGCTTAAAAACAAAAGACGAAATAATGAGTTAAAATTCCAAAACTTATTCGTATTTTTGATCATATCGTTATATTAATCGATAAACTTACTTTATATGTTCCGAGATCATTAGCAAGGCGTACAACCATTTCTGAAAACCGAATTATGttggaatcttgttctaagcAAGCCATGTCCTCCATTTTGAATCCATGTTGAGTCAAGAAGTAACCATGAATAAGTATATTAGCTGTACCGACCGATATCCATGCATTCTCTAAGTATTCTTCAAGGGTTGGAGCATATCCACTATGATACCACCTTGCTTCGGTCATATATGTTTTACATTGATCTGTCCACTAtatattgaattaaaattaaaatcagtGTAAAGGCTTTCGCGATTTTAGTTGGTACTGgtcaaataatataataatgaaaCACATAATATGAACATAACTTACTGCTTTCTTTAGGTGTGAAGTGATATCGCAACCACTCTTGATCTGGATTTCAGAAGCCGCTTCATTCACAAAAGTATAAAGTGGCTTAAAGCATATTTTCATATATTCTGGAAGACTATCCAATCCATTTAGATCCCATCTATAATTATAAGATTTTTTGttaacaagaaaatatttttaataaaattaggaAACTAATAAAACTTGAAAATTTATATTAACAAAAACCTGTCAAGTGCTTCTGTGAAGAGCTCTAGATCTTCCAAGGTACCATAAACATCATAGACATCATCAATTAATGTAATTAAGGCAACGATCTTGGTTACGACTTTTCTGAAGTATCCCGAATTCGGATTAAAAATTGTTCCAACTGTCCatatataattctcaacaattctATCTCTTGAAAAGTTCAACTTTCCTCCAAGAACAGTTCTTTCCCACCAACTTATATGAtagaaaaaatgagaaaaaaaattaagaattggTGTGAAATGAAATTATCAGAATGGTTTGAAGCATAATGGTTGTTATgttatgttatgctatgctatATTATGTTACCTCGACGAATACTGAAGTTCTTCTTGATAAATGCTTTGAACAATGTTGTAATCCAGTTTAGCAAATTGAAGTAAAACTGGActcatgtttttctttttttcgtATACACCGATGAACCATTGCGCCTCCCATCGAGGAATTCTCCAATGTATTGGAAGCTCCAAAGCATTGCTTATTTGAAGTGACATAACATCATTATTTTTGTTCAAATACTCTTTGAGAAACTTTGTTGTGAAATCTCTTGCTTCATCCAATATAGTTTCATCTTCAAATGAATGAAACGAGGCTTCATACATTGACAACATTCCCTCAACATCAATTGTTTGGTCAGTCTTCAAACCACGCATTTCATCTCgaaagctaacaaaaacatctgcaacaaaacatcatatcaTAAATTAGTATTTCTTTAGAATTTAAAGGTTCATTATCCAGtccagatacattgattatttaatgaacctaaaaaaaataaattttctcttataaataggaccagagTTAATATTAACTAACCCGAAGATATATCATAACCATGTTGCCTTAAGATTCTAAACTTGAGTGTTGTGGCATGTAAATTCTTCTTCAAGTTGGATGTTTGTGAGTTGTAAATATTGTCCAACATATTCCTTATTTCATTGTTGAAATGATAATCAACTCCAAGCCT
Protein-coding sequences here:
- the LOC131624624 gene encoding myrcene synthase, chloroplastic-like, whose amino-acid sequence is MMFCKMENEVDKLEFINVLQRLGVDYHFNNEIRNMLDNIYNSQTSNLKKNLHATTLKFRILRQHGYDISSDVFVSFRDEMRGLKTDQTIDVEGMLSMYEASFHSFEDETILDEARDFTTKFLKEYLNKNNDVMSLQISNALELPIHWRIPRWEAQWFIGVYEKKKNMSPVLLQFAKLDYNIVQSIYQEELQYSSSWWERTVLGGKLNFSRDRIVENYIWTVGTIFNPNSGYFRKVVTKIVALITLIDDVYDVYGTLEDLELFTEALDRWDLNGLDSLPEYMKICFKPLYTFVNEAASEIQIKSGCDITSHLKKAWTDQCKTYMTEARWYHSGYAPTLEEYLENAWISVGTANILIHGYFLTQHGFKMEDMACLEQDSNIIRFSEMVVRLANDLGTYKRENDTGDIPKTVQCYMNKTGASEIDACEHVNSMILTVWKKMNKEAHTSSFSRSYTDSAINIARMAMCMYMHGDGHSIQDPEIKNRIMSLIFQPIPIVSTQHVMDRGLNSDEFGSKNNGSNDLNLHHGNSSL